The following DNA comes from Arthrobacter sp. SLBN-83.
GGTGGTCTCATCCATGTCGACGGCGGTGACGTTGATGTCCAGGGAGGCCAGGGCCAGGGAGTCGGCGCCGAGGCCGCAGCCCAGGTCCGCTACGTGCTGGATCCCGGCAGCCGCGAACCGGCGTGCGTGGTGGGCGGCGACGTTCAGGCGCGTGGCCTGCTCCAGCCCGGCCTGGGTGAAGAGCATCTGGCGGGCAAACTCGCCGAATTTCGCCTGGGCCCGGGTGCGCAGCCGCGACTGCGTGAGCACGGCGGACACGAGTTCGGGGGAGTGCCCGGCCTTCCTGAGCGCTGAATTGAGCTCGAACGAATCCTCGTCCCGGTAAGGGCCCAGGGATGCCAGCAACTCCCAGCCTTCGGGGGTCAGCAGCGGTGCAATCTGGTCCTGTGCAATCTGGTCCTGGGGAGCGTGAGCCATGGGTTCCAGCCTAGTGGAGGAGCAGACGGCCGGGATGCGGATACTGTTGAAACCATGGATGAGAGCGCAGCCCACGGGGAGACCGCGGACCACGAGCCCAGGCACAGTAGGCCGGCCCGGCTTGCCCGTTCCGTCCTGATTGCCGCTGCCGTGGTGGCCGTGGTCTGCATCGCCCTGCTGGTGATCATCTTCCTGCTGGACACCTTCAATGCCACCGTCTATTCGGTAGGCGGCAACGATATCCAGGACAACAGCCAGGAGTCGCGGGACATCCGCGGGCTGTACGACGGCGCCCGGTCAGGGAGCATCGTATTCCTCGTCATCGCGCTGCTCGCCGCAGCGGTGTCCGGGTGGGTCCTCTACCGAGGACGGCAGCAGGGCGGCGGCGATTCCGACGGCGGCGAGGACGTGGACTTCGACGACCTGGGCCGGTAGGTGCGCCGCGGCTGCCGCCCGCAACCCGGCGTCGTCCGTCCGGCAAAGGCGTACGCCCGTGACGAAACGTTGGCACTCACCTTGACCGAGTGCTAACCCTTACATAGAGTCTTCATTAGCACTCTCCCTAGGAGGGTGCTAACACATGAAGAGCTGCCAGCCAGGCTGCTGCCGGCACCGCGACGACGGTTTGCCAGCTTCGGCGGAAAGCTTTCCAGTCCACGAATTTGCTGACGAAAAGGAGAGGTCCGAGTGTCGGTCTCTATTAAGCCTCTTGAGGATCGTATCGTTGTCCGCCCGCTCGAAGCCGAGCAGACCACGGCTTCCGGCCTGGTCATCCCGGACTCCGCACAGGAGAAGCCGCAGGAAGGCGAAGTTGTTGCAGTAGGCCCCGGCCGCTTCGAAGACGGCAACCGCGTCCCCGTTGACGTGGCCGTTGGCGACGTTGTCATCTACTCCAAGTACGGCGGAACCGAAGTCAAGACCGGCGGCACCGAGTACCTCGTGCTGTCCGCCCGCGACGTCCTGGCGATCGTCGTCAAGTAACTCTTTCGGATCCCCGTGCCGCCGGCCATGCTCATGCTGGCCGGCAGTGCGGGGTTCTGTCTTTGAAAGGACAAAACCATGGCAAAGCAGCTTGCGTTTGATGACGCTGCCCGCCGGTCCCTTGAGGCCGGCATCGATAAGCTCGCGAACACCGTCAAGGTGACGCTCGGCCCGCGCGGCCGCAACGTCGTCCTGGACAAGAAGTGGGGCGCCCCCACCATCACGAACGACGGCGTCACCATCGCCCGCGAAGTGGAACTGGACGACCCCTACGAGAACCTTGGCGCCCAGCTGGCCAAGGAAGTGGCCACCAAGACCAACGACGTCGCCGGTGACGGTACCACCACCGCAACCGTCCTGGCCCAGGCCCTGGTCAAGGAAGGCCTGCGCAACGTTGCAGCCGGCGCTGCCCCCGGCCAGATCAAGCGCGGCATCGAAGTTGCGGTTGAAGCCGTGGCTGCCCGCCTGCTGGAGAACGCACGGCCGGTTGAAGGCACCCAGGTGGCAAACGTTGCCGCCATCTCCGCCCAGAGCGACGAAATCGGCGAGCTCCTCGCCGAGGCCTTCGGCAAGGTGGGCAAGGATGGCGTCATCACCATCGAAGAGTCCTCCACCACCCAGACCGAACTGGTCCTCACCGAGGGCATGCAGTTCGACAAGGGTTACCTGTCCCCGTACTTCGTCACCGACGCGGAGCGCCAGGAAGCTGTCCTCGAGGACGCTCTCATCCTGATCAACCAGGGCAAGATCTCCTCGATCCAGGAATTCCTGCCGCTGCTCGAAAAGGCGCTGCAGGCCTCCAAGCCGCTGTTCATCATTGCCGAAGACGTTGAGGGCGAGGCACTGTCCACGCTGATCGTCAACCGGATCCGCGGCACCCTGAACGTCGTTGCCGTCAAGGCTCCGGGCTTCGGTGATCGCCGCAAGGCCATGCTGCAGGACATCGCCACCCTCACCGGTGCGCAGGTTGTCTCCCCGGAGCTGGGCCTGAGCCTGGACTCGGTTGGCCTGGAGGTGCTGGGTACTGCCCGCCGCATCACCGTCACCAAGGACAACACCACCATCGTGGACGGCGCCGGTTCTGCTGAAGACGTATCGGCACGGGTTGCCCAGCTGCGCGCCGAGCTGACCCGCACCGACTCCGACTGGGACCGCGAAAAGCTCCAGGAGCGCCTGGCCAAGCTGGCCGGCGGCATCGGCGTCATCAAGGTCGGTGCAGCCACCGAAGTTGAGCTGAAGGAAAAGAAGCACCGCATCGAGGACGCTGTGTCCTCCACCCGCGCTGCCCTCGAAGAAGGCATCGTCTCCGGTGGCGGTTCAGCCCTGGTCCACGCCCTCAAGGCACTGGACGAGGACGCCTCCGTCAAGGCCCTGGAAGGCGACGCCGCGGCAGCTGTTGGCATCGTCCGCCGCGCGCTCGTCCAGCCGCTACGCTGGATCGCCCAGAACGCCGGCTTCGACGGATACGTGGTCGCCGCCAAGGTTGCCGACGCCGAGATCAACAACGGCTTCAACGCCAAGTCCGGCGAGTACGAGGACCTGATCGGCGCGGGCGTCATCGACCCCGTCAAGGTCACCCGTGCAGCCCTCCGCAACGCGGCCTCCATCGCCGCACTGGTTCTCACCACCGAGACCCTGGTTGTGGAGAAGCCGGCCGAAGAGGACGAGCACGCAGGCCACAGCCACTAGTCCCCACCGTCTCCCTAACCTCGCTTCGCTCGGTCAGGGAACCCTGACGGCGTGGGCCCAGCTCTGACGGCTTTCCGCTCGAAAAAGGCTGGTCCGGCATCTGCCGGACCAGCCTTTTTCATGCCCCCGCAAGTAGGCCCCTCTAACTCGCCGTCATCTCTGCCGTCTCCACACCGCCCGCTGGCTCATAGACCAAGGACACAGCGCCTTTGGGGAAGCTTTTCGCCGGCTCGGCCAGTCGGAAAGTGGTGGGCACGGCGCCGTCGTCGAACAGGCGCTTGCCTTGTCCGAGCGTGACGGGATAAAGCCAGAGATGAAGGCGGTCCAGCACGCCAGCCGACAGGAGGGACTGGATGAGGACCCCGCTGCCGAACATGTGCACCTGCCCGTACTCCCGCAGCCTGCCCGCGGCGGCGGCATCCGGCAGCACGGTAGTGCCTGCCCAATCGGGATCCTGCAGGGAGCTGGATACGACGAACCTGGGCACCCCGTTAAGTGCGTCCGCGATGCCGCCGGACTGGTGCGGCCAATAGGAAGCGAAGATGTCGTAGGTCTCCCGTCCCAGGAGCAAGGCGTCCATGCGGCTGATCTCGGCAGCAATGGCGGCGCCCGCTTGGTCGTCGGACACCGGTGCCTGCCAGCCGCCGAATTCGAAGCCACCTTCGGTGTCTTCTTCCCGCCCGCCGGGCGCCTGGTACACGCCGTCGAGGGTGATGAACAGGTTCGCGACAATGATCCCCACGCGCCCATTGTGGAACAGCGCCGGGAGGCTGTCCAGAGCCGTGGCAGGATGGTCCCATGCTGCTCCTTGAGCTCGTGGAAACCACCACGTCCGTTGCGTCCACCCGCTCCCGGCTGGCGAAAGTTGACGCCTTGGCCAACCTGCTGCGCCGGCTTGAGCCCGCGGAGATTCCGACGGCGGTGGGCTTGCTGACCGCCAAGCCCCGGCAGGGCCGCGTGGGCGTGGGATGGAGCGCGGTGGCAGCGGCCAAGGAGGAGCCGGCCGTCGAGCCAAGCCTGACCGTGGCAGATTTCGATGCTGCGCTGGACCGGCTGCTCGCTGCTGCCGGTACGGGATCGGGTGCGGAACGGGCAGCAACCCTCCGGAAACTGATGGCGGCGGCCACCGGGCCGGAGCAGTCGTTCATCACCGGCGTCCTGCTCGGCGAACTGCGCACCGGCGCCCTGGAAGGAGTTCTCACGGATGCCGTGGCCCGCGCTGCCGGGAAGCCGGTGGAGGCCGTCCGTCGTGCCGCCATGCTCTCCGGGGACCTGGGCGAAACAGCCCTCCTGGCCATCACGGGCACCCAGGCCGAGCTTGACGCCGTCGGACTGGTGGTGGGCCGCCCGGTGCTGCCCATGCTCGCCTCCACCGCGGCCAGCCCGGGCGCAGCACTGGAAACCACGGGGGAGGCTTCGGTGGAATACAAGCTCGACGGCGCGCGCATCCAGGTGCATCGCGCGGACGATGACGTCAGCATCTACACCCGCAACCTGGCCGACGTCACCCACCGGCTTCCCGAAGTGGTGGAAGTGATCCGTGGCCTGCCGCTGCGGCACGTAATCCTGGACGGCGAGACCCTGGCCCTCGATGAGGAAGGCGGTCCGCGGCCCTTCCAGGAAACCATGGCACGGTTTGGCGCGGATGCAGCGCGGGAAACAGTGTTGCATCCCTGGTTCTTTGATGTGCTGCACATTGATGGCCGCGACCTGCTGGATGAGCCGTTGGCCCGCCGCATCGAAGTGCTTGAGCGCATTGCCCCTGCCCACCGGATTCCGGGGGAGGTTACGGCTGACCCGGCTGTTGCGGAACGTGTTTCACAGGATGCGTTAGCCGCCGGCCATGAGGGTGTTGTGGTGAAGGCGATCGGATCCACTTATGCGGCCGGCCGGCGTGGATCGAACTGGGTGAAAGTGAAGCCGGTCCTGACCTATGACCTGGTGGTGCTGGCCTGCGAATGGGGGTCCGGGCGGCGCACCGGGCTGCTGTCCAACCTGCACCTGGGGGCCCTTGACCCTGCCGGAGAGTTCGGCCAACCCGGCGGTTACGTGATGGTGGGCAAGACCTTCAAGGGCCTCACCGACGAACTGCTGCGCTGGCAGACCGGGCGATTCCAAGAGCTTGAAGTGCGGCGCACTGCCGGCACCGTGTGGGTGGAGCCCGTCACCGTCGTCGAAATTGCCATTGACGGCGTGCAGCAGTCGCCGCGCTACCCCGGGGGAATCGCGCTGCGTTTCGCGCGCGTCAAGCGCTACCGCGATGACAAAGTTCCGGCCGAAGCGGACACCATCCAGACCCTGCGGGGCCTTCTGCGCCCCTAGGGGAGCGCCCGGCGTCTAGCGGCGCGCTCCGCTTCGCTGGCGCTGCAGCCTCCGGGCCACCCCGTCCGGCACGCGCCTGGCGACCACCCGGTAAAAGAGCAAGACTGCCAAGGCAGCCGCCACGATGCCCACCAAGTTGAGCAGCAGCTGCAGGGCGGAGCCTGCCGCCTTCTGGTATTCGCCCAGCACCAAAGCCACCGCCACGTACCCGGCCGCGGGCACGGTGGTCACGGAGATGAAAACGCCTATCAGCGCGGCGGAACGCCGGCCAATGATGGACAGCATTCCCGCGATCCCCGCCAGCACCGCGACTATCAGTGAATAGGGCCCAGGGTGGTAAATGAATTCGACCGCCGAGCCCTTGTCGAGGGCATCACGCGGGAAAAGCCCCAGCGGCACCGAAAGCCAGGCAGTGAGTGCCGCCAGCACCATGGCAACGGGAAAGCCCACGCCCAACGCGACGGCGGCCCGCCGGCCAAGCTTCCACTGCCGGGTGGCAAGCGAAACAGCCAGCGCGGCCAGCGGTCCGAACTCCGGGCCAACCGCCATGGCGCCCACGATGGCAATCGGGGAATCGGTCACAATGCCAATTCCTGCGAGCTGCGTGGCCAGGACCAGGAACGCGAGGAAGTTCCACGTCAGCCGGGAATCCTCACCGGTTTGCCGGGTCACGTCGTCCCAGATCACTGCGTCCGCGCCGTCCCCGGGGGCGGACCGTTCTGCCTGGTCCGCCTTTTTCGAGAGGACGAATTCCGGCGTGGTCATGGCGATGGAGCCTGCGTCCCGGATCTTCAGGATTTCCAGCTTTTCGAGCAGTTCCTCCACGGCCTCCCGGGCAATGAGAACCTCCAGCACGTGGCCCGGGGGCACCACGGCCGCCCCCTTGGCCACCATGACTTCCGCCACACCCTGCTGGTCGCGGCAGGTCTGCACCGTTACCGCGGACAGCTCCCCGGGCACACAAATCCGCAGCTGGACAACCATGCCCGCTCCCTTCGCCGGTTGTGGCCAGCTTAGTCCGGACCGCCGTGTTGATTAGCTGTTAAAGACGGCGTTGGCTAGGCTTGCTGCTTTGGCTGGCGGGATTTTGAGAGGTTCTTGTGTCGATAACGGAAACCCCGAAGGCACCGGAACCCAGGCCAAGCGTCGCTGCAAGGCAGCGGAAGCCATCTTTCCGGCCGGAGATCCAGGGCCTTCGGTCACTGGCTGTCCTCATGGTGGTGACCTACCACGTCTGGTTCGGGCGCGTGTCCGGCGGCGTCGATGTCTTCCTCTTCATTTCCGCCTTCCTGATGACGCTCCAATTCCTTGGACGCTATGACCGGAAGCAGCCCTTCGCCCTCGCAAAACACTGGCTCCACCTATTCCGGCGGCTCCTCCCCGCAGCTGTCACCGTCATCGTGGCAACCCTGGCGGTGTCCGCCCTGGTCCTTCCACCAACCCGATGGCTGGACCTCATCGCGCAGGGCTGGGCCTCCCTGTCCTACTCCGAGAACCGGCTATTGCAGCGGGACGCGGTGGACTACTACGCCAACGACCACAGCCTGGCCAGCCCCTTCCAGCACTTTTGGTCACTGTCCATCCAGGGGCAGGTCTTCATCCTGTGGCCCCTGATCTTCGCGCTGGCCGGCTGGACGGCACGGCGCTACCGGTTGTCCTACCGCCCCCTGCTCGCCTACATCTTCTTCGCCATCTTCCTCGGTTCGCTGGGCTACTCCATCATCTTCACCGCCACCAACCAGGTGCAGGCCTACTTCGATACCGGTGCCCGGCTGTGGGAATTTGCCCTGGGCACACTCGTGGCGTTGATTTTGCCCGGCCTGCGTTTCCGGCGGCGGACCCGCGTCGTCATGGGCTGGGTTGGCGTCCTGGCCATGCTGGCGTGCGGCATCGTCCTGGATGTGCAGGGGGCTTTCCCCGGTATTGCCGCGCTGTGGCCCACAGTCGCCGCAGCCATGGTCATTGTGGCAGGGCAGACAGAAAGCGCCGCAGGGGTGGACCGCATCCTCTCCGCCAAGCCGCTGGTCAAGCTCGGCGACATCTCCTACGCCCTGTACCTGTGGCACTGGCCGCTCCTGGTACTCGCTCTCGCCTGGAGCGGCAAGGACCACGCGGGCTGGCTGTCCGGCTCTGTCATCATCCTGGTGGCCCTGGCGCTCGCCTACCTGACCACCCGCTACATCGAAAAGCCCTGGCGGGAGTGGAGATGGCCGGAAGTCCGGAAGCGCAGGGCTGTCCTGGCCATCATGCTGGCTGTGGCTGTGGCAGCGGTGCCCCTCTCCGGCTGGAGTTTCCAGCTCGAGCTGGAACGCCGTGCCGTGGAAGCGCAGAAGATCGCCAACAACCCGGGCTCCCGCGTCCTGGACCCCGCCTACACGGCCGGAACACCCGCCGCGGATGCGTCCCTCCTGCCGCTGGCGGCTGATCTCACCAAGAACTGGGTATCCCTGGACGGACCGTGTACGGAGGAGATCGCCCCGGAGAGCCGCTTGCTGAAGGGGTCGTGTTTCGAACAGCGGCCGGCAGGTGAGCCTTCCAAGCGCGTCCTGGTGCTCGGGGACAGCCATGCGCAGCAGTGGTCCGGTGCCGTTAAACCGCTGGCAGCCCAAAAGAACTGGCTTTTGTACTCCATCCTGAAGGGCGCCTGCAAGGCCACGCCGCGGGACCTGGGCGGAAGCGCAGACTGCGACGCCTTTAATGCGGACGTCCAGAAGGAAATCACCAGGCAGAAGCCCGACGCCATCATCGTGGTGGGGACTGCGGCGGCACCCTCGAGTCCTGCCGAAGCGCTGACGCCCGGCTTCGAGGAAATGGTCTCCGGGTGGCTGGGCCAGGGGATCCAGGTTGTTGCCCTCCGGGACAACCCCCGGTTTTCCTTCAACATGGCCGAATGCGTGGTGCGGGAAGGTGCCGAGGCCCAGGCCTGCCGCCCGCCGGTCAGCAACAATTTTCCGGCCAGCAGCCCCTTCGACACCCTGGACATGGCCCGTCTGCCCGGCTTGTCCTTGGTGGACCTGACAGACCGGATCTGCACCCCGACGGAGTGCCCTGCCGTGGTGGGGAATGTTTATGTGTACCTGGACGACAACCACCTGAGCGCTGAATATGCGGCCAGCATGGCGGATGAGTTTGCCAAGCGGCTGCTGGCAGTTGCCGGCTGGGCAGTCTGATGCCGCAGGCGGCAGCAGTCAGCAAAGCCCCCTCAGCAGACCCGGCGCCTTCGAAGCCCAGAAAGCCCTCCTTCCGCCCTGAAGTCCAGGGCCTGCGCGCCCTGGCTGTCCTGATGGTGGTGGCCTACCACGTCTGGCTGGGCCGCGTGTCCGGCGGTGTGGACATTTTCCTGCTGATCTCCGCTTTCCTGCTCACCCTTTCCTTCGTCCGCAAGGCGGAGTCAGGCAAGCCCTTCCGACTCCTGGCGCACTGGCTGCACCTGTTCAAGCGCCTGCTGCCCGCCGTCGTCGTGGTGATCCTCGGAGTCCTGGCCGGCACCTGGCTGATCCTGCCCCAGGGGCGGTGGCCGGAGGTGCTCGACCAAGCGTGGGCGTCCCTGCTTTACCGCCAGAACTGGCTGCTGGCGGACGCTGCCGTGGACTACTACGCGCAGGACCATGCGGGTGCAAGTCCGTTGCAGCACTTTTGGTCGTTGTCCATCCAGGGCCAGGTTTTCATCCTGTGGCCGCTGATCTTCGCCGCCACGGCCTTTGCGCTGGCCGGGCTGCGCGGGGTGCCCCGCTTGCGCCGGCTTACCTACCGCGGCCTGCTGGCCATCGTCTTCGGGACGGTGTTCGTGCTGTCCCTGGCCTATTCCATGGACCAGACTGCCACCAACCAGGCCTACGCGTACTTCGATACCCGGGCGCGGCTTTGGGAGTTTGCGCTGGGGTCGTTGCTGGCCCTGGTGCTGCCGTACCTGACGCCCGGCCGCATATTCCGGGTGGTGTTGAGCTGGGCCGGACTGGCCGGCATGGTTTCGTGTGGGCTGGTCCTGACGGTTGACCGCTCCTTCCCCGGGTACGTGGCGCTGTGGCCAACGTTGTCGGCGGCCGCGATCATTGTTGCGGGGCAGACTGGCAGCAGGTTCGGGGTGGACCGCCTCCTCAGCAGCCGGCCCGCCGTCGCGCTGGGGGATAACTCCTATGCCCTCTACCTGTGGCACTGGCCCCTCCTGGTGCTGGCCCTTGCGGGCACCGGAGTGGAGGCGCCCAGCCTCAAACAGGGCCTTGGCATCGTCGCCGCCTCCATCGTGCTCGCCATCCTGACCACGCGCTTTGTCGAGAAGCCCCTGCGTGACTGGCACTGGCCCAAGCTCCGGGCCTGGCGCACCGCCGTCGTCATTGTTGCCTGCGGTGCCGTGCTGGCAGGGCCCGTCGCTGTCTGGCAGAGCTCGCTCACCGCGGAGGAACGCGCGACGGCGGCACAACCGAGGGAGCTGACGCCAGGGGCGCTGGCGCTCACCCCGGAGAACGAAAACACTCCCGCCCCCAGGGCCCGGACCATCCCAGGGCCCACCGTGCTGGACAACGACTGGGCCGGCATCGACTCGCCCTGCACAGGCGCCAATGCCACCCCCGATCCGATCCTGGAGGGCTGCCGGCAGGAGCTGCCGGAGGAACCGTCCTCCAAGCGCATCGTGGTGCTGGGCGACTCCCATGCCCAGCAGTACCTTGCCGCCCTGGCCCCGGTTGCAGCTGCCCGGGGCTGGGAACTGGTGACACTGCTGATGCCGGCCTGCCGGTTCGGTGCCGAGTCGGAGACGCGGCGGGCAGAGTGCAACGCCTACAACCGCGCCAGTTCCGCCTACGTCCTGGAGCACATGCCGGATGCTGTGTTCACGGTGGCTTCGCTGACCCATGAGGAAGCTCCGTTCGAAACCGAAGTGCCGGGGTACCTCGAAGGCGTGCGGCCATTCGCCGACGCGGGAATCGAGGTGGTGGGAATCCGGGACAACCCGCGGTTCACGTTCAATATGCCGGAGTGCGCCCAGCGGCACGGTGCCACTGCGCCGGCCTGTAATCCGGCCCTCGCCGAGTCCCTGGTGGAGCCATCGCCCCTGGAGAATTACCGCGGCAAGCTGCCTGGACTGCACCTGATGGACATGAGTGATTTCATCTGCGCCCGCGGCGTCTGCCCGGCGGTGGTGGGAAACGTCTACGTCTACAAGGACGACAACCACCTCACCAGGACTTACGTGGAGACCATGATTCCCATGTTCGAGCAGCGGCTGCTGGCGGCCACGGGCTGGAGCTGAGCCTGGGGTCAGCCGTAGGAAGTGCCATTGCTCACATCCGGGGTCTGGAATAGGGGGATCGGCGCCAAGGTTCTAATATTTACTCAACACTTTCTGCCCCCGGAATGCCGTGCTGCACGGTGCTCCCGCAGGATCGTCTGCACAGGCCAGTTCCGTAATCACGGGCTGGTCATCGGCTGCAACCCCTACCCGTGACCCAGCAACCAAGGTAAGAGGCGCACTCATGACCGAGCCCGAACACAACCCCTTTGGCTTCATTGGCCTGACCTACGACGACGTCCTCCTCCTGCCGGGCCACACCGACGTCATCCCGTCCGAAGCCGACACCTCCTCCCGGATCTCCAAGCGGATCAGCGTGCAGACCCCGCTGCTCTCCGCCGCTATGGACACCGTCACGGAGTCCCGCATGGCCATCGCCATGGCCCGCCAGGGTGGCCTGGGCGTGGTGCACCGCAACCTTTCCATCGCCGACCAGGCGGACCAGGTTGACCGGGTCAAGCGGAGCGAGTCCGGCATGATCACCAACCCGCTCACCATCCGGCCCGAGGCGACGCTGCGGGAACTGGACGATCTTTGCGCCCACTACCGCGTGTCCGGCCTGCCCGTCGTTGACGAGGACAACCGCCTGCTGGGCATCGTCACCAACCGCGACACCCGGTTCGTTCCGGAGTCCGATTTTCCGCTGCGGCTGGTCAGCGACGTCATGACCAAGATGCCCCTGGTCACCGGGCATGTGGGCATCAGCCGCGAGGAAGCCTCGCACAAGCTGGCTACCAACAAGATCGAAAAGCTTCCGCTGGTGGACGACCAGGGCCGGCTCAAGGGCCTGATCACCACCAAGGACTTCACCAAGGCCGAGCAGTACCCGCTGGCCACCAAGGATGACGAAGGCCGGCTCCGCGTGGGTGCCGCCATCGGCTTCTTCGGGGACGGCTGGGAGCGTGCCATGACCCTGGTGGACGCCGGCGTTGACGCCCTGTTCGTGGACACCGCCAACGGCCACTCCCAAGGCGTGCTGGACATGATCCACCGGCTGAAGTCCGAGCCCGCCGCCGCACATGTAGACATCATCGGTGGCCAGGCGGCCACCCGTGAAGGTGCCCAGGCACTGATCGACGCCGGTGCCGACGGCATCAAGGTGGGCGTCGGCCCCGGCTCCATCTGCACCACCCGCGTGGTGGCCGGCGTCGGCGTCCCGCAGATCACCGCCATCTACGAATCCGCCAAGGCTGCCATTCCGGCCGGCGTGCCGCTGATCGCCGACGGCGGCCTGCAGTACTCGGGCGACATCGGCAAGGCCCTGGTGGCCGGTGCGGACACCGTCATGCTCGGTTCCCTGCTCGCCGGTTGCGACGAGTCCCCGGGCGAGCTGATCTTCGTCAACGGCAAGCAGTTCAAGTCCTACCGCGGCATGGGCTCCCTGGGCGCCATGCAGTCGCGCGGCAAGAACACGTCCTACTCCAAGGACCGCTACTTCCAGGCGGACGTGTCCGGTGACGACAAGCTCATCCCCGAAGGCATCGAAGGCCGGGTTGCCTACCGCGGTCCGCTGTCCTCCGTGGCGTACCAGCTGGTGGGTGGCCTGCGGCAGACCATGTTCTACACCGGCGCGCCCACCAT
Coding sequences within:
- the groES gene encoding co-chaperone GroES; this encodes MSVSIKPLEDRIVVRPLEAEQTTASGLVIPDSAQEKPQEGEVVAVGPGRFEDGNRVPVDVAVGDVVIYSKYGGTEVKTGGTEYLVLSARDVLAIVVK
- the groL gene encoding chaperonin GroEL (60 kDa chaperone family; promotes refolding of misfolded polypeptides especially under stressful conditions; forms two stacked rings of heptamers to form a barrel-shaped 14mer; ends can be capped by GroES; misfolded proteins enter the barrel where they are refolded when GroES binds); this translates as MAKQLAFDDAARRSLEAGIDKLANTVKVTLGPRGRNVVLDKKWGAPTITNDGVTIAREVELDDPYENLGAQLAKEVATKTNDVAGDGTTTATVLAQALVKEGLRNVAAGAAPGQIKRGIEVAVEAVAARLLENARPVEGTQVANVAAISAQSDEIGELLAEAFGKVGKDGVITIEESSTTQTELVLTEGMQFDKGYLSPYFVTDAERQEAVLEDALILINQGKISSIQEFLPLLEKALQASKPLFIIAEDVEGEALSTLIVNRIRGTLNVVAVKAPGFGDRRKAMLQDIATLTGAQVVSPELGLSLDSVGLEVLGTARRITVTKDNTTIVDGAGSAEDVSARVAQLRAELTRTDSDWDREKLQERLAKLAGGIGVIKVGAATEVELKEKKHRIEDAVSSTRAALEEGIVSGGGSALVHALKALDEDASVKALEGDAAAAVGIVRRALVQPLRWIAQNAGFDGYVVAAKVADAEINNGFNAKSGEYEDLIGAGVIDPVKVTRAALRNAASIAALVLTTETLVVEKPAEEDEHAGHSH
- a CDS encoding dihydrofolate reductase family protein; the protein is MGIIVANLFITLDGVYQAPGGREEDTEGGFEFGGWQAPVSDDQAGAAIAAEISRMDALLLGRETYDIFASYWPHQSGGIADALNGVPRFVVSSSLQDPDWAGTTVLPDAAAAGRLREYGQVHMFGSGVLIQSLLSAGVLDRLHLWLYPVTLGQGKRLFDDGAVPTTFRLAEPAKSFPKGAVSLVYEPAGGVETAEMTAS
- a CDS encoding ATP-dependent DNA ligase gives rise to the protein MLLLELVETTTSVASTRSRLAKVDALANLLRRLEPAEIPTAVGLLTAKPRQGRVGVGWSAVAAAKEEPAVEPSLTVADFDAALDRLLAAAGTGSGAERAATLRKLMAAATGPEQSFITGVLLGELRTGALEGVLTDAVARAAGKPVEAVRRAAMLSGDLGETALLAITGTQAELDAVGLVVGRPVLPMLASTAASPGAALETTGEASVEYKLDGARIQVHRADDDVSIYTRNLADVTHRLPEVVEVIRGLPLRHVILDGETLALDEEGGPRPFQETMARFGADAARETVLHPWFFDVLHIDGRDLLDEPLARRIEVLERIAPAHRIPGEVTADPAVAERVSQDALAAGHEGVVVKAIGSTYAAGRRGSNWVKVKPVLTYDLVVLACEWGSGRRTGLLSNLHLGALDPAGEFGQPGGYVMVGKTFKGLTDELLRWQTGRFQELEVRRTAGTVWVEPVTVVEIAIDGVQQSPRYPGGIALRFARVKRYRDDKVPAEADTIQTLRGLLRP
- a CDS encoding DUF389 domain-containing protein gives rise to the protein MVVQLRICVPGELSAVTVQTCRDQQGVAEVMVAKGAAVVPPGHVLEVLIAREAVEELLEKLEILKIRDAGSIAMTTPEFVLSKKADQAERSAPGDGADAVIWDDVTRQTGEDSRLTWNFLAFLVLATQLAGIGIVTDSPIAIVGAMAVGPEFGPLAALAVSLATRQWKLGRRAAVALGVGFPVAMVLAALTAWLSVPLGLFPRDALDKGSAVEFIYHPGPYSLIVAVLAGIAGMLSIIGRRSAALIGVFISVTTVPAAGYVAVALVLGEYQKAAGSALQLLLNLVGIVAAALAVLLFYRVVARRVPDGVARRLQRQRSGARR
- a CDS encoding acyltransferase family protein, whose product is MSITETPKAPEPRPSVAARQRKPSFRPEIQGLRSLAVLMVVTYHVWFGRVSGGVDVFLFISAFLMTLQFLGRYDRKQPFALAKHWLHLFRRLLPAAVTVIVATLAVSALVLPPTRWLDLIAQGWASLSYSENRLLQRDAVDYYANDHSLASPFQHFWSLSIQGQVFILWPLIFALAGWTARRYRLSYRPLLAYIFFAIFLGSLGYSIIFTATNQVQAYFDTGARLWEFALGTLVALILPGLRFRRRTRVVMGWVGVLAMLACGIVLDVQGAFPGIAALWPTVAAAMVIVAGQTESAAGVDRILSAKPLVKLGDISYALYLWHWPLLVLALAWSGKDHAGWLSGSVIILVALALAYLTTRYIEKPWREWRWPEVRKRRAVLAIMLAVAVAAVPLSGWSFQLELERRAVEAQKIANNPGSRVLDPAYTAGTPAADASLLPLAADLTKNWVSLDGPCTEEIAPESRLLKGSCFEQRPAGEPSKRVLVLGDSHAQQWSGAVKPLAAQKNWLLYSILKGACKATPRDLGGSADCDAFNADVQKEITRQKPDAIIVVGTAAAPSSPAEALTPGFEEMVSGWLGQGIQVVALRDNPRFSFNMAECVVREGAEAQACRPPVSNNFPASSPFDTLDMARLPGLSLVDLTDRICTPTECPAVVGNVYVYLDDNHLSAEYAASMADEFAKRLLAVAGWAV
- a CDS encoding acyltransferase family protein — its product is MPQAAAVSKAPSADPAPSKPRKPSFRPEVQGLRALAVLMVVAYHVWLGRVSGGVDIFLLISAFLLTLSFVRKAESGKPFRLLAHWLHLFKRLLPAVVVVILGVLAGTWLILPQGRWPEVLDQAWASLLYRQNWLLADAAVDYYAQDHAGASPLQHFWSLSIQGQVFILWPLIFAATAFALAGLRGVPRLRRLTYRGLLAIVFGTVFVLSLAYSMDQTATNQAYAYFDTRARLWEFALGSLLALVLPYLTPGRIFRVVLSWAGLAGMVSCGLVLTVDRSFPGYVALWPTLSAAAIIVAGQTGSRFGVDRLLSSRPAVALGDNSYALYLWHWPLLVLALAGTGVEAPSLKQGLGIVAASIVLAILTTRFVEKPLRDWHWPKLRAWRTAVVIVACGAVLAGPVAVWQSSLTAEERATAAQPRELTPGALALTPENENTPAPRARTIPGPTVLDNDWAGIDSPCTGANATPDPILEGCRQELPEEPSSKRIVVLGDSHAQQYLAALAPVAAARGWELVTLLMPACRFGAESETRRAECNAYNRASSAYVLEHMPDAVFTVASLTHEEAPFETEVPGYLEGVRPFADAGIEVVGIRDNPRFTFNMPECAQRHGATAPACNPALAESLVEPSPLENYRGKLPGLHLMDMSDFICARGVCPAVVGNVYVYKDDNHLTRTYVETMIPMFEQRLLAATGWS